In one window of Opitutus sp. GAS368 DNA:
- a CDS encoding GIY-YIG nuclease family protein yields MTTHAYWIYILTNRWNGTLYVGVTNDLKRRIWEHRAGAIPGFTKQYGLKRLLYYEEFRDVRRAIDREKHLKGWNRQRKLELIERGNPDWKDLSTDWFSEGLDSSLRSE; encoded by the coding sequence ATGACTACGCATGCTTACTGGATCTACATTCTGACTAATCGCTGGAATGGCACCCTCTATGTTGGCGTAACCAACGACCTGAAGCGCCGCATTTGGGAACACAGGGCCGGTGCGATTCCGGGTTTCACCAAGCAGTATGGATTGAAGAGGTTGCTTTACTATGAGGAATTTCGCGATGTGCGCCGAGCCATCGACCGCGAGAAGCACCTCAAAGGATGGAACCGGCAACGAAAGCTTGAGCTGATCGAGAGAGGGAATCCCGATTGGAAGGACCTGAGCACTGATTGGTTTAGCGAAGGACTGGATTCTTCGCTGCGCTCAGAATGA
- a CDS encoding inositol monophosphatase — protein MNELDQRIATAKQVVMAETALLHREFGHAKPVIKHDGTKVTPVDIAISQHLQDAITQAFPADQFFSEELTPTAVPVPLTSRFCWVCDPIDGTNNYANGIIYCAISLALLENGTPIYGIIYDMARRVLIHGGPGRGVWDGDKPAKARAEAPNSHSLVGFHSPVEKVYAAEGKKLIENFKIRGLGSSTLHLAYAAIGLLDGVVDHNNKVWDIAAACALLTEAGVEIHYLENPPFPMTEFTLKAKRIQYAAGNPAMVAKLREVIGR, from the coding sequence GTGAATGAACTAGATCAACGTATTGCCACCGCCAAGCAGGTCGTCATGGCCGAGACGGCGCTGCTGCACCGGGAATTCGGGCACGCCAAGCCCGTCATCAAGCACGACGGCACCAAGGTCACGCCGGTGGACATTGCCATCTCGCAGCACCTGCAGGACGCCATCACCCAGGCCTTTCCCGCCGACCAGTTTTTCAGCGAGGAGCTGACGCCCACCGCGGTGCCGGTGCCGCTCACGTCCCGCTTCTGCTGGGTGTGCGATCCGATCGACGGCACGAACAATTACGCCAACGGCATCATCTACTGCGCCATCTCACTCGCGCTGCTGGAAAACGGCACACCCATCTACGGCATCATCTACGACATGGCGCGGCGCGTTCTCATCCACGGCGGTCCCGGCCGCGGCGTGTGGGACGGCGACAAGCCGGCGAAAGCCCGGGCGGAGGCGCCGAACAGCCACAGCCTGGTTGGGTTTCATTCCCCGGTGGAAAAGGTCTATGCGGCGGAAGGCAAGAAGCTCATCGAAAATTTCAAGATCCGCGGGCTCGGCAGCAGCACGCTGCACCTGGCTTATGCGGCCATCGGACTGCTCGACGGGGTGGTGGACCACAACAACAAGGTCTGGGACATCGCCGCCGCCTGCGCGCTGCTGACGGAGGCCGGCGTCGAGATCCACTACCTGGAAAACCCGCCGTTCCCGATGACGGAGTTCACGCTCAAGGCCAAGCGCATCCAATACGCCGCGGGCAATCCGGCGATGGTGGCGAAGCTGCGGGAAGTGATCGGGAGATAG
- a CDS encoding MBL fold metallo-hydrolase: MKIIDLNADGGIGANSLYVQLGDFHLVVDSGLHPKKIGRVAAPNLRPLQGVKLDLILITHCHLDHIGSLPLLMRAYPNTPVIMTQPSHMLIERMLHNSANVMLREKEEKNIPDYPLFTHEEIDRVAPRMYPLAFNSPKKFAGARDEIEFTFHPAGHVPGAAGIEIHHKHRRIFFTGDVLFQVQRILAGAKFPTGKFDTLVTETTHGATEKPPGITRSKEMIRLVETINATIQRGGSVLIPVFALGRMQEIMAILHDARKFDRLAECPIFVSGLGMDIADYFDQISKKTGMVHFTRSILKDLKAKKAPRDLKPGKEPPIQGIYVVSAGMVAENTPSYTIASCLLGNAKHSILFVGYCDPDTPGGHLLAANNGDQFLFDAVNVKTRVRAHIERFEFSGHATRDELLNFAVKTQARSIVLTHGDPPARAWFMEQLTAKMPKSKILDPVPLQTYQV; the protein is encoded by the coding sequence GCATCGGCGCCAATTCGCTCTACGTCCAACTGGGCGATTTCCACCTCGTCGTGGACAGCGGCCTGCACCCGAAGAAGATCGGCCGCGTCGCCGCGCCAAACCTCCGCCCGCTGCAGGGTGTGAAGCTGGACCTCATCCTCATCACGCACTGCCACCTGGACCACATCGGCTCGCTGCCGCTGCTGATGCGCGCCTACCCGAACACCCCGGTGATCATGACGCAGCCGAGCCACATGCTGATCGAGCGCATGCTGCACAACTCCGCCAACGTCATGCTGCGTGAGAAGGAGGAGAAGAACATCCCCGACTACCCGCTCTTCACCCACGAGGAAATCGACCGCGTCGCGCCGCGGATGTATCCCCTCGCCTTCAACAGTCCGAAGAAGTTCGCCGGCGCGCGCGATGAGATCGAGTTCACCTTCCATCCCGCCGGGCACGTGCCCGGCGCCGCCGGCATCGAGATCCACCACAAGCACCGCCGCATCTTCTTCACGGGCGACGTCCTCTTCCAGGTCCAGCGCATCCTCGCCGGCGCCAAGTTCCCGACCGGCAAGTTCGACACACTCGTCACCGAGACCACCCACGGCGCCACCGAGAAGCCGCCGGGCATCACCCGCTCCAAGGAGATGATCCGCCTCGTCGAAACGATCAACGCCACCATCCAGCGCGGCGGCTCGGTGCTCATCCCGGTCTTCGCGCTCGGCCGCATGCAGGAGATCATGGCCATCCTCCACGACGCCCGGAAATTCGACCGCCTCGCCGAGTGCCCGATCTTCGTCTCCGGGCTGGGCATGGACATCGCCGATTACTTCGACCAGATCAGCAAGAAGACGGGCATGGTCCACTTCACCCGCAGCATCCTCAAGGACCTCAAGGCCAAGAAAGCCCCCCGCGACCTCAAGCCCGGCAAGGAGCCGCCCATCCAGGGCATCTACGTCGTCAGCGCCGGCATGGTGGCGGAGAACACGCCCTCCTACACCATCGCTTCCTGCCTGCTCGGCAACGCCAAGCACAGCATCCTGTTCGTCGGCTACTGCGACCCCGACACCCCCGGCGGCCACCTGCTGGCGGCCAACAACGGCGACCAGTTCCTCTTCGACGCCGTCAACGTGAAGACCCGCGTCCGCGCCCACATCGAGCGCTTCGAGTTCAGCGGCCACGCCACGCGCGACGAACTCCTCAATTTCGCGGTGAAAACGCAGGCCCGTTCCATCGTCCTGACCCACGGCGACCCGCCGGCCCGCGCCTGGTTCATGGAGCAGCTCACCGCCAAGATGCCGAAGTCCAAGATCCTCGACCCGGTTCCGCTCCAGACGTATCAGGTATGA